A portion of the Lampris incognitus isolate fLamInc1 chromosome 9, fLamInc1.hap2, whole genome shotgun sequence genome contains these proteins:
- the mc2r gene encoding adrenocorticotropic hormone receptor: MNTTTASTPSLPINQSDCQEVKVPVSLFFTIGVVSLAENLLVLVAVICNRNLHSPMYCFICSLAAFNTIASLSKTWENLMLVFIDVGHLDQKGSSEKRMDDLMDSLLCMSFIGSIFSFLAIAADRYITIFHALRYHSIMTMRRTAAILGIIWATCGVSAVLMVRFFDFTFIMICFIVLFLVSLALIGSLYMYMFMLARMHARKITALQGSGSDGRHQQGGRNMRGVLTLTILFGAFMVCWAPFAFHLIIIMTCTTNPYCECYRSLFQLHVVLLMSHALIDPAIYAYRSAELRHTFRKMLACSDWRQCCM; this comes from the exons ATGAATACCACCACAGCATCAACACCTTCCCTGCCCATTAACCAGTCAGACTGTCAGGAGGTGAAGGTCCCCGTCTCTCTGTTCTTCACAATCGGTGTGGTGAGCCTGGCGGAGAATCTCCTGGTTTTGGTGGCCGTCATATGCAACAGGAACCTCCACTCACCCATGTACTGCTTCATCTGCAGTTTGGCAGCCTTCAACACCATTGCCAGCCTCAGCAAGACCTGGGAAAACCTAATGCTAGTATTTATCGATGTGGGACACCTGGACCAGAAGGGCTCCTCAGAGAAGAGGATGGATGACTTGATGGATTCCCTGCTCTGCATGTCATTCATTGGCTCCATCTTTAGTTTCCTTGCCATCGCTGCAGACCG TTATATCACCATCTTCCATGCACTGCGCTACCACAGCATCATGACTATGCGACGCACAGCGGCCATCTTGGGCATCATCTGGGCCACTTGCGGGGTGTCAGCCGTGCTCATGGTGAGGTTCTTCGACTTCACATTCATCATGATCTGCTTCATCGTCCTCTTCCTTGTCTCCTTAGCCCTCATCGGCTCCCTCTACATGTACATGTTCATGCTGGCACGCATGCACGCCAGGAAGATCACCGCTCTCCAAGGCAGTGGCAGCGATGGCCGTCACCAGCAGGGCGGCAGGAATATGAGAGGGGTCCTGACTCTCACCATCCTCTTTGGGGCGTTTATGGTATGCTGGGCACCATTCGCCTTTCACCTCATCATTATCATGACATGCACAACAAACCCGTACTGCGAGTGTTATCGGTCGCTGTTCCAGCTTCACGTGGTGCTATTGATGAGCCATGCCCTCATTGACCCTGCCATCTACGCCTACCGCAGTGCAGAGCTGAGACACACTTTTAGGAAGATGCTTGCTTGTTCAGACTGGAGACAGTGCTGCATGTAA